Proteins co-encoded in one Bacillus paramycoides genomic window:
- a CDS encoding rhodanese-like domain-containing protein gives MTEVKTITTEEVQERLENGETLFLVDVREDEEVVAGKIPEAVHIKMGDIPNKVDFFDKENEYIFICRSGMRSENVCHYLNEQGFKTVNMVGGMLQYEGETK, from the coding sequence ATGACAGAAGTTAAAACAATTACTACAGAAGAAGTGCAAGAACGTTTAGAGAATGGAGAAACATTATTTCTAGTAGACGTAAGGGAAGATGAAGAAGTAGTGGCAGGGAAAATTCCAGAAGCTGTACATATTAAAATGGGCGATATCCCAAATAAAGTAGATTTCTTTGATAAAGAAAATGAATATATCTTTATTTGTCGCTCGGGAATGCGCAGTGAAAATGTATGTCATTATTTAAATGAGCAAGGATTTAAAACAGTGAACATGGTTGGCGGTATGCTTCAATATGAGGGAGAAACGAAATAA
- a CDS encoding alpha/beta fold hydrolase has translation MQFVKKEKFVLREFTFQNGREIPVQMGYETYGTLNRERSNAILVCHYFSATSHAAGKYIAHDEESGWWDGLIGPEKAIDTNKYFVICTDNLCNVQVKNPYVITTGPKSINPKTGDEYAMDFPVFTFLDVARMQYELIKDMGIARLHAVMGPSAGGMIAQQWAIHYPHMVERMIGVITNPQNPIITSVNVAQNAIEAIQLDPSWKGGKYGEEQPTKGLHLANRMMFMNAFDEHFYETTFPRNSIEKESYKTFAALTSFEKEINKVTYGSIDLVDANSWMYTAKAVLLHDIAHGFSSLEEALSKIEANVLMIPCKQDLLQPSRYNYKMVDILQKQGKYAEVYEIESINGHMAGAFDTHLFEKKVYEFLNRRVSSFV, from the coding sequence GTGCAATTTGTGAAAAAAGAGAAGTTTGTTTTAAGAGAGTTTACATTTCAAAATGGTAGGGAAATTCCTGTTCAAATGGGGTATGAGACGTACGGTACTTTAAATAGAGAGAGGTCAAATGCGATTTTGGTTTGTCATTACTTTAGTGCAACTAGTCACGCGGCAGGAAAATATATAGCGCATGATGAGGAGTCTGGCTGGTGGGATGGCTTAATTGGACCGGAAAAAGCAATTGATACAAATAAATACTTCGTTATATGCACTGATAATCTTTGTAATGTGCAGGTGAAGAACCCTTATGTAATTACAACGGGACCGAAATCGATTAACCCGAAAACTGGAGATGAATATGCGATGGACTTTCCGGTTTTTACATTTCTTGATGTAGCTCGTATGCAATATGAGTTAATAAAAGATATGGGAATCGCAAGGCTACATGCTGTAATGGGACCGTCAGCTGGCGGGATGATTGCGCAACAATGGGCTATTCATTATCCTCATATGGTAGAGCGGATGATTGGGGTTATTACGAATCCGCAAAATCCAATTATTACGTCGGTAAATGTAGCGCAAAATGCAATTGAGGCTATTCAACTAGATCCAAGTTGGAAGGGCGGAAAATATGGGGAGGAGCAGCCAACGAAGGGACTTCATCTGGCGAATAGAATGATGTTTATGAACGCGTTTGATGAGCATTTTTATGAAACGACATTCCCTCGTAATAGTATAGAGAAAGAATCTTATAAAACATTTGCTGCATTAACATCATTTGAGAAAGAAATCAATAAAGTGACATATGGGAGTATAGATTTAGTAGATGCAAATTCATGGATGTACACTGCGAAAGCAGTTTTATTACATGATATTGCACATGGATTTTCATCTTTAGAAGAGGCCCTTTCTAAAATAGAAGCAAATGTACTTATGATTCCGTGTAAACAAGATTTGCTTCAGCCGTCACGTTATAATTATAAAATGGTAGACATATTGCAAAAACAAGGGAAGTATGCGGAAGTGTATGAGATAGAAAGTATAAATGGGCATATGGCGGGAGCATTTGATACTCATTTATTTGAAAAGAAAGTATATGAATTTTTAAATCGGAGAGTGTCCAGTTTTGTGTAG
- a CDS encoding spore germination protein, producing the protein MGINLRKVKIINNTGAVNVGDCYDISPLAVAKVYAGAGGSSAAIFLNGKRQPEAVIRTSVFLPPLATSTRTLGS; encoded by the coding sequence ATGGGGATTAACTTGCGTAAAGTAAAAATTATTAATAATACAGGAGCTGTTAATGTCGGTGATTGTTATGATATCTCACCTTTAGCTGTAGCGAAAGTATATGCAGGTGCTGGAGGATCGAGTGCAGCTATTTTTTTAAATGGGAAAAGACAGCCGGAAGCGGTAATTCGGACATCAGTGTTTCTTCCACCATTAGCAACGAGTACACGTACATTAGGTTCATAG